A region of the Amycolatopsis sp. cg13 genome:
GCAGCGCTCCGACCGGAAGAAACCGTCCGCCCCCCATACGCACAACGCGCCGCAGCACAACAGAAATCCCTCAACCTGCCCCCGCTCCCGACCACCACCATCGGCTCCTTCCCGCAAACCGGCGAGGTCCGCCGAGCCCGAGCCGCCCACCGCGCGGGCAAACTCGACGACACCGGCTACCGGGCCGCGATGCGCACCGAGATCGAGCGGGTCGTGCGATTGCAGGAAGACCTGGGCCTGGACGTCCTCGTCCACGGAGAGCCCGAACGCAACGACATGGTCCAGTACTTCGCCGAACAGCTCACCGGATTCGCGGCGACGACGTCCGGCTGGGTCCAGTCGTACGGATCCCGTTGCGTCCGCCCGCCCGTCCTGTTCGGCGACGTCTCCCGGCCGAAGCCCATGACCGTCGAATGGACCCAGTACGCGCAAAGCCGCACCGACCGTCCGGTGAAAGGCATGCTGACCGGCCCAGTCACGATCCTGGCCTGGTCTTTCGTCCGCGACGACCAGCCACTGGCCGACACCGCACGCCAAGTCGCACTGGCCGTCCGCGACGAGGTCGCGGATCTGGTGGCCGCCGGAATCCGCATCGTGCAGGTCGACGAACCCGCGCTCCGCGAACTGCTTCCGCTGCACGCGGCAGACCGCGAAGCGTACTTCGGCTGGGCAGTGCCCGCGTTCCGCCTGGCCACCTCAGGCGCAGCGGAAGCCACGCAGATCCACACCCACATGTGCTACTCGGAATTCGGCGACGTACTGCCCGCGATCGACGCCCTGGACGCCGACGTCACCAGTATCGAAGCCGCCCGCTCAAAGATGGAAGTACTCGCCGACCTGAACGAAGCGGGCTTCGCCCGCGGTGTCGGCCCCGGCGTGTACGACATCCACTCGCCACGCGTGCCGGACCAAACCGAATTGACCAACCTGGTGCGCACGGCCCTCGGCGCAGTTCCGGCGGAACGCCTGTGGATCAATCCGGACTGCGGCCTGAAGACCCGCGACTACGCCGAGGTCGAGCCAGCGCTGCGGCATCTGGTCAGCGCGGCCCGGGAACTGCGCGCCGAACCTCGCTGACGCACGCGGTGCCGGGCGACCAGGACCCCGTCGCCCGGCACCGCCCCGAGGATCACCCGAACGGCAGCCTCGCCAGGTATTGTCACAACGTCAATAACAGAGGACCGTGGACGCGACCGATACCCTTGCCGGGAGGTGGTCGTCATGGCGGACGTGACCGGAAAAGCGGGAATCCTGACGACTGGCGGCGCGCTCGGCCGGGCCGCCCGGGTCGGCCCCGACGCACTCGGCACCCTCGCCCACGCCGGGAGCGACGGCGTCACGAGGCTGTCGGAAAACCTCCGCGGCCGAATGCCCCCGCTGACCGCGATCCCGTTGCCACGCAAGGTGGATGAACGCTGGCTCGGCGCGCGCTGGCCGGTCCGCGAACTCGCGGCTCCCCCGGCGGGCAGCGGCCTGAAACCCATCCTCGGCGACGACGGCCCACCCCTGATCGGCCACACCCTCGACGGGATGCGGTTCGGCCTCGACTTCAGCCTCCGCCGCTTCGAGCAGTTCGGCCCAGTCTCGTGGATGGGCGTGTTCGGCCAACGCATCGTGACGCTGTCCGGACCCGACGCCACCCAGACCGCCCTCGTCAACAAGGACAAAGCCTTCTCCCAGGAGGGCTGGAAGTTCTTCATCGAGCGATTCTTCGAACGCGGCCTCATGCTGCTCGACTTCGGCGAGCACCACCTGCACCGCCGCATCATGCAGGAGGCTTTCACCCGCGACCGGCTCCGCGGCTATGTCGCGCAGATGGGCCCGGCGCTGCGCGAAGGCGTCGCCGCGCTGCCGTCCGGCCGCCCCCAGCTGTATTGGGCGTTCAAACAGCTGACGCTGGACGTCGCGACGCAGGTTTTCATGGGCATGCGCTCCGCCGCCGACGCCGAGCGCATCAACCGCGCGTTCGTGGCCGCTGTGCGCGCCGGTACCGCCGTCGTGCGATATCCGGTGCCTGGCGGCCGCTGGGCCGCGGGTTTGCGCGGCAGGCGGACGCTGGAGCACTATTTCGGGGAGAACCTCGCGGCGAAGCGCG
Encoded here:
- a CDS encoding cytochrome P450 codes for the protein MPPLTAIPLPRKVDERWLGARWPVRELAAPPAGSGLKPILGDDGPPLIGHTLDGMRFGLDFSLRRFEQFGPVSWMGVFGQRIVTLSGPDATQTALVNKDKAFSQEGWKFFIERFFERGLMLLDFGEHHLHRRIMQEAFTRDRLRGYVAQMGPALREGVAALPSGRPQLYWAFKQLTLDVATQVFMGMRSAADAERINRAFVAAVRAGTAVVRYPVPGGRWAAGLRGRRTLEHYFGENLAAKRDADGDDLFSALCHAASEDGDRFSDADIVNHMIFLMMAAHDTTTITASAMAYYLAKHPEWQERAREESLRLGDDLPDLEALESLETLDLVMKEALRLRAPVPSLARKTTKDTSVLGHYLPEGTMVAVSPTLNHYSPEHWTDPLRFDPERFGPDRREDKSHRFAWMPFGGGAHKCIGLQFGGLEVKALMHELLRAHRWSVPEDYVAKWDYVSLPVPADGLPARLAYR